The proteins below come from a single Acidovorax sp. NCPPB 4044 genomic window:
- a CDS encoding Fur family transcriptional regulator yields MRSTRATRAVLALMEADPAAARSGTEVVAAMERRGVPVNRVTVYRLLDRLAVAGLLERHVDGQRVTRYSMAGSAPDRWAARFECADCHRQFRISEATAPLRAALRRVLQALAEAGHAPDSADVAVRGRCAQCTPPEAPR; encoded by the coding sequence CTGCGCTCCACGCGCGCCACACGGGCCGTGCTGGCCCTCATGGAAGCCGACCCCGCGGCGGCGCGCTCGGGCACCGAGGTGGTGGCTGCGATGGAGCGCCGCGGCGTGCCGGTGAACCGCGTCACGGTGTATCGCCTGCTCGACCGGCTGGCCGTGGCCGGCCTGCTGGAGCGGCACGTGGACGGTCAGCGCGTGACCCGCTACTCGATGGCGGGCAGCGCGCCCGACCGCTGGGCCGCGCGTTTCGAATGCGCGGATTGCCACCGCCAGTTCCGTATTTCCGAAGCCACGGCCCCGCTGCGTGCCGCGCTGCGGCGCGTGCTGCAGGCGCTGGCGGAGGCGGGCCATGCACCGGATTCGGCCGACGTCGCGGTGCGCGGGCGCTGCGCCCAATGCACGCCGCCGGAGGCGCCCCGGTGA
- a CDS encoding ABC transporter ATP-binding protein yields the protein MIRSRALAYAYAGGSAPLRFPDVDLPQGGCLLLRGRSGAGKSTWLALAAGLRTAAGGVLEVAGQPLAGPERLTGARRDAWRARTLGFLPQALHLSPALSVAENLALPFFAAGLPRDDRAIAAALDRLGIAALAGRRPHQLSGGQAQRVALARAVLLSPRVLLADEPTASLDDDAARAALDLLTACAAEGQATLVVATHDRRAADALAAHPGCLDLDLGLSGSMPPDLLNSLLWKI from the coding sequence GTGATCCGATCGCGTGCGCTGGCGTATGCATACGCCGGCGGCAGCGCCCCGCTGCGCTTTCCCGATGTGGACCTGCCCCAGGGCGGCTGCCTGCTGCTGCGCGGCCGGTCCGGCGCAGGCAAATCGACCTGGCTGGCGCTGGCGGCGGGGCTGCGCACGGCGGCCGGCGGCGTGCTCGAAGTGGCCGGCCAGCCGCTCGCCGGCCCCGAGCGCCTGACAGGCGCCCGGCGCGATGCCTGGCGGGCGCGCACCCTGGGCTTCCTGCCGCAGGCGCTGCACCTGTCCCCGGCGCTCTCGGTGGCGGAAAACCTCGCGCTGCCGTTCTTTGCCGCCGGCCTGCCGCGCGACGACCGGGCGATCGCCGCCGCGCTCGACCGCCTGGGCATTGCCGCTCTGGCGGGGCGCCGGCCGCACCAGCTCTCCGGCGGGCAGGCCCAGCGCGTGGCGCTGGCGCGCGCCGTGCTGCTGTCGCCGCGCGTGCTGCTGGCGGACGAGCCCACCGCCAGCCTGGACGACGACGCCGCCCGGGCGGCCCTGGACCTGCTCACCGCTTGCGCGGCCGAGGGGCAGGCCACGCTGGTGGTCGCCACGCACGACCGGCGGGCCGCCGACGCGCTGGCGGCGCATCCGGGGTGCTTGGATCTGGATCTGGGTCTTTCAGGCTCCATGCCGCCGGATCTATTGAATAGTTTGCTATGGAAAATATAG
- a CDS encoding S41 family peptidase — translation MAQPVGSVPREELQVLASAFQELQRSLVERPDDRALLISAIKGMVRGADPESGEYFTAEEFERYRQPAQGDAGAIGAHIRSIDKRFILVPLEDSPAAQAGIVFGDEVHAVDGVRVKGLTASAIAKQLSGEPGTPVAITYFRESTLTVHTVQVVRSAFSPRGAYLSRPAPGVVQLRVPYFATSTLKQATQALSDAWRAEPFKALILDLRGCPGGTVESTVGIAALFLPKDAVVVQITGANPESNATYRAAPEFYGWKTGGDPLADVPAQARAVPMAVLIDGATLSGGEIVAASLQDHKRALVIGRPTIGRASIQTIRPLQMGAVKFTTGYWLSPLGRKIQGSGVVPDQLVEDPQDPGTVQSAIARLSK, via the coding sequence TTGGCACAGCCGGTAGGGTCGGTTCCCCGGGAAGAACTGCAGGTGCTGGCATCCGCCTTCCAGGAACTGCAACGCTCGCTGGTAGAAAGGCCCGACGACCGCGCGCTGCTCATCTCGGCGATCAAGGGCATGGTCCGCGGCGCGGATCCCGAGTCCGGCGAATATTTCACCGCGGAGGAGTTCGAGCGCTACCGGCAGCCAGCGCAGGGCGATGCCGGAGCGATCGGCGCCCACATCCGGTCCATCGACAAGCGGTTCATCCTGGTTCCGCTGGAGGACAGCCCCGCCGCGCAGGCGGGCATCGTGTTCGGGGATGAAGTGCATGCGGTGGACGGTGTGCGGGTGAAGGGGCTGACCGCTTCGGCAATCGCAAAACAGTTGTCCGGTGAGCCGGGCACACCGGTGGCCATCACCTATTTCCGCGAATCGACGCTCACGGTGCACACCGTGCAGGTGGTGCGCAGCGCGTTCAGCCCCCGCGGCGCGTACCTTTCCCGCCCCGCACCCGGCGTGGTGCAATTGCGCGTGCCGTACTTCGCCACCTCCACGCTCAAGCAGGCAACGCAGGCGCTGAGCGATGCCTGGCGCGCGGAGCCATTCAAGGCGCTGATCCTGGACCTGCGGGGCTGCCCGGGCGGGACCGTGGAATCCACCGTGGGAATCGCAGCGCTGTTTCTTCCCAAGGATGCGGTGGTGGTCCAGATCACGGGTGCCAACCCGGAATCGAACGCCACCTACCGGGCCGCGCCCGAGTTCTATGGCTGGAAAACGGGGGGCGATCCCCTCGCGGATGTGCCTGCGCAGGCGCGGGCCGTGCCGATGGCGGTGCTGATCGACGGCGCAACCCTGTCCGGTGGAGAAATCGTCGCGGCGTCATTGCAGGACCACAAGCGGGCCCTGGTCATCGGCCGACCGACCATCGGGCGCGCCAGCATCCAGACCATCCGGCCACTGCAGATGGGCGCCGTCAAGTTCACCACCGGCTACTGGTTATCTCCCCTGGGGCGGAAGATCCAGGGCTCCGGCGTGGTCCCCGATCAACTGGTGGAGGATCCCCAGGACCCCGGCACGGTGCAGAGCGCGATCGCCAGACTGTCGAAGTAA
- a CDS encoding FtsX-like permease family protein, whose translation MENIANGWGLLRLSWRYLWSRPLPAALNLLLLSLGLAAVVLVMLVGTQVDEGFDRDVRGIDLVVGAKGSPLQLILAGVFHIDVPPGNIALEDFEALQRHPLVAKAIPLSLGDSFAGYRMVGTTADYPAHYRAQIAAGRLWRLPMEAVLGATVAQAMERAAQGPQGGGMAVGGAGGLLGRSFVGTHGLAPGGEAHGGHPYGVVGVLQACGCVLDRLVLTSTESVWQVHEAAQADDPEDLEVLRQEREVTLALVRYRSPLAAVTLPRYINTSTPMQAAAPAVEVTRLLRLLGVGADVLRAFGAVLLGVAALSVFIALWNAVRERRADLAMLRMLGAPPARVGGLLLCEALWLAVLASLLGLGLGHLLAGVVGQLLAAQNAMPVTGAVWLPGEWAVPGLAVALAVLAALPPAVQAYRVDVAELLGRP comes from the coding sequence ATGGAAAATATAGCAAATGGATGGGGATTGCTTCGCCTGTCCTGGCGCTACCTCTGGTCGCGCCCCTTGCCCGCGGCGCTGAACCTGCTGCTGCTGTCGCTCGGGCTGGCGGCCGTGGTGCTGGTGATGCTGGTGGGCACGCAGGTGGACGAAGGCTTCGACCGCGACGTGCGGGGCATCGACCTCGTGGTGGGCGCCAAGGGCAGCCCGCTGCAGCTGATCCTGGCCGGCGTCTTCCACATCGACGTGCCGCCGGGCAACATCGCGTTGGAGGATTTCGAGGCCCTGCAGCGGCATCCCCTCGTGGCGAAGGCGATCCCGCTCAGCCTGGGCGACAGCTTCGCCGGCTACCGCATGGTGGGCACCACGGCCGACTATCCCGCGCACTACCGGGCGCAGATCGCCGCCGGGCGCCTGTGGCGCCTGCCGATGGAGGCCGTGCTCGGCGCCACGGTGGCGCAGGCGATGGAACGGGCCGCGCAGGGCCCGCAGGGCGGCGGCATGGCCGTGGGTGGGGCGGGCGGCCTGCTGGGGCGCAGCTTCGTCGGCACGCACGGGCTGGCACCCGGCGGCGAAGCGCACGGCGGCCATCCGTACGGCGTGGTGGGGGTGCTGCAGGCCTGTGGTTGCGTGCTCGACCGGCTGGTGCTGACTTCGACCGAATCGGTGTGGCAGGTCCATGAGGCCGCCCAGGCCGACGACCCCGAAGACCTGGAGGTGCTCCGGCAGGAGCGCGAGGTGACGCTGGCTCTGGTGCGCTACCGCAGCCCGCTGGCGGCGGTGACCCTGCCGCGCTACATCAACACCAGCACCCCCATGCAGGCCGCCGCGCCGGCCGTGGAGGTCACGCGGCTGCTGCGCCTGCTGGGCGTGGGCGCCGATGTGCTGCGCGCGTTCGGCGCCGTGCTGCTGGGCGTGGCCGCGCTGAGCGTGTTCATCGCGCTTTGGAACGCCGTGCGCGAGCGCCGGGCCGATCTGGCCATGCTGCGCATGCTGGGCGCGCCGCCCGCGCGCGTGGGCGGGCTGCTGCTGTGCGAGGCCCTGTGGCTGGCGGTGCTGGCCTCGCTGCTGGGCCTGGGCCTGGGCCATCTGCTGGCGGGCGTGGTCGGCCAGTTGCTCGCGGCCCAGAATGCGATGCCGGTCACCGGCGCGGTGTGGCTGCCCGGCGAATGGGCCGTTCCCGGCCTGGCCGTGGCCCTGGCGGTGCTGGCCGCGCTGCCGCCCGCGGTGCAGGCCTACCGCGTGGACGTGGCCGAACTGCTGGGGCGCCCATGA
- a CDS encoding gamma-glutamylcyclotransferase, which yields MLERALAEWGGQDDLWIFGYGSLIWRPDFDYAEQRPARVHGWHRALRMWSRVNRGTPERPGLVLGMFSGGSCRGMVFRVPQAHARQVMVNLWQREMPTGVYDPRWLPCITPQGTVRALAFTLSRSSPNHTGELSEEEYRRIFAEAAGRYGTTLDYAQATYDGLRSLGIEDRALARLLRFSPRSDGKLI from the coding sequence ATGCTGGAAAGGGCCCTGGCCGAATGGGGCGGGCAGGACGACCTCTGGATCTTCGGCTACGGCTCGCTGATCTGGCGGCCGGATTTCGACTACGCCGAGCAGCGCCCGGCGCGCGTGCACGGCTGGCACCGGGCCCTGCGCATGTGGAGCCGCGTGAACCGCGGCACGCCCGAGCGGCCGGGCCTCGTGCTGGGCATGTTCTCGGGCGGCAGTTGCCGCGGCATGGTGTTCCGGGTGCCCCAGGCGCACGCGCGGCAGGTGATGGTGAATCTCTGGCAACGCGAGATGCCCACGGGCGTGTACGACCCGCGCTGGCTGCCCTGCATCACGCCGCAGGGCACCGTGCGGGCCCTGGCTTTCACGCTGTCGCGCAGCAGCCCGAACCACACCGGAGAACTGTCCGAGGAGGAGTACCGCCGCATCTTCGCCGAGGCGGCTGGCCGGTACGGCACGACGCTCGACTATGCGCAGGCCACCTACGACGGCCTGCGCAGCCTGGGCATCGAGGACCGTGCGCTCGCGCGCCTGCTGCGGTTCTCGCCCCGATCGGACGGCAAGCTGATCTGA
- a CDS encoding TonB-dependent receptor, translated as MKSHPSIPSRRSRRAALHPLACAVLVLLASGARAQTASADADAPRARLSEITVTGNPLGADTVVAPAAQLSGDDLTLRTESTLGQTLDGLPGVSSTYFGPNASRPIIRGLDGDRIRVLQNSGATLDASALSFDHAVPAEALTTERIEVLRGPAALLYGGSAVGGVVNVIDNRIPREPLNGVDGKAEASAATGNRERAGAAMVEGGNDRFALHADVFDRNTDDVRVPIDLACSKPGSPGLAQRICNSASHTRGGAVGGTAFFDRGYLGVSASTYRSDYGTVAEDDVTIGMRSNRYALDGLWRFDTGPLQSVRVQASHTDYRHTEYEGGAPGTTFRNGGNDLRIEAKHAPIGKLQGVVGVQTEVSRFSAEGEEAFAPRSRSGSTALFVHEELGTDWGKLTFGARAERDTVESFGSPGIDRFATGKHDFNPHSAAVGALVNLTPAWQLTSNLSITQRAPKDYELFANGPHVATGAWETGNPNLGLEKSTSLDVGAAWKSGPHRFAATAFVSQFSHYIGLAPTGLLRSEEGDVVPAGTDGALPEYLYQGLRARFYGLEASGNVRLVGESGLVAPSARALGDGSTVDLQLRGDIVRATNRDTGEPLPRIAPLRLGSTLLWASGPWRAGLGFDYLAAQNRVPADGTRATGAYTLWNASLGYRTQWQFGANRSNVLWYARLDNITDKLAYSATSILTTTAFPKAPLPGRSLKVGVKVEF; from the coding sequence ATGAAATCCCATCCTTCCATCCCCTCGCGCCGGTCGCGCCGTGCGGCGCTGCATCCTCTCGCCTGCGCCGTGCTGGTGCTGCTGGCCTCCGGTGCCCGCGCGCAGACGGCTTCGGCCGACGCCGACGCGCCCAGGGCCCGTCTGTCCGAGATCACCGTCACCGGCAACCCGCTGGGCGCGGACACCGTCGTCGCCCCGGCGGCGCAACTCTCCGGCGACGACCTCACGCTGCGCACCGAGTCCACGCTGGGCCAGACGCTGGACGGACTGCCCGGCGTGAGCAGCACCTACTTCGGCCCCAACGCGAGCCGTCCGATCATCCGCGGCCTGGACGGCGACCGCATCCGCGTGCTGCAGAACAGCGGCGCCACGCTGGACGCGTCGGCCCTGAGCTTCGACCACGCCGTGCCCGCCGAGGCCCTGACCACCGAGCGCATCGAAGTGCTGCGCGGCCCCGCGGCGCTGCTCTACGGCGGCAGTGCCGTGGGCGGCGTGGTCAACGTGATCGACAACCGCATCCCGCGCGAGCCCCTGAACGGCGTGGACGGCAAGGCCGAGGCATCCGCCGCCACCGGCAACCGCGAGCGCGCGGGCGCCGCGATGGTGGAGGGCGGCAACGACCGCTTCGCCCTGCATGCCGACGTGTTCGACCGCAACACCGACGACGTGCGCGTGCCCATCGACCTGGCCTGCAGCAAGCCCGGCTCGCCCGGCCTCGCGCAGCGCATCTGCAATTCCGCCAGCCATACGCGCGGCGGCGCCGTGGGCGGCACGGCCTTCTTCGACCGGGGCTACCTGGGCGTTTCGGCCAGCACCTACCGCAGCGACTACGGCACCGTGGCCGAGGACGACGTGACCATCGGCATGCGCTCCAACCGCTATGCGCTGGACGGCCTGTGGCGATTCGACACGGGCCCGCTGCAGAGCGTGCGCGTGCAGGCGAGCCACACCGACTACCGCCATACCGAGTACGAAGGTGGCGCGCCCGGCACCACCTTCCGCAATGGCGGCAACGACCTGCGGATCGAGGCGAAGCACGCGCCCATCGGCAAGCTGCAGGGCGTGGTCGGCGTGCAGACCGAGGTCTCGCGCTTCTCCGCCGAAGGCGAGGAAGCCTTCGCCCCGCGCAGCCGCAGCGGCAGCACCGCGCTCTTCGTGCACGAAGAGCTGGGCACCGACTGGGGCAAGCTGACCTTCGGCGCCCGCGCCGAGCGCGACACGGTCGAATCGTTCGGCAGCCCGGGCATCGACCGCTTCGCCACCGGCAAGCACGATTTCAACCCGCACAGCGCGGCCGTGGGGGCGCTGGTCAACCTCACGCCCGCGTGGCAGCTGACCTCCAACCTCTCGATCACCCAGCGCGCGCCCAAGGATTACGAGCTGTTCGCCAACGGCCCGCACGTGGCCACCGGCGCCTGGGAAACCGGCAACCCCAACCTGGGCCTGGAGAAGTCCACCAGCCTCGACGTGGGCGCCGCCTGGAAGAGCGGCCCGCACCGCTTCGCAGCCACGGCCTTCGTGAGCCAGTTCTCCCACTACATCGGTCTGGCACCCACGGGCCTGCTGCGTTCCGAAGAGGGCGACGTGGTGCCTGCCGGCACCGACGGCGCGCTGCCCGAGTACCTGTACCAGGGCCTGCGTGCGCGCTTCTATGGCCTGGAGGCCAGCGGCAACGTGCGCCTGGTGGGCGAGAGCGGCCTCGTGGCGCCTTCGGCACGCGCGCTCGGCGACGGCTCCACGGTGGACCTGCAACTGCGCGGCGACATCGTGCGCGCCACCAACCGCGACACCGGCGAGCCCCTGCCGCGCATCGCACCGCTGCGCCTGGGCAGCACCCTGCTGTGGGCCAGCGGCCCCTGGCGCGCCGGCCTGGGCTTCGACTACCTGGCGGCACAGAACCGCGTGCCCGCCGACGGCACCCGCGCCACGGGCGCCTACACGCTGTGGAACGCCTCGCTGGGCTACCGCACGCAGTGGCAGTTCGGCGCGAACCGCAGCAACGTGCTGTGGTATGCGCGGCTGGACAACATCACGGACAAACTGGCCTACAGCGCGACGTCGATCCTGACGACGACGGCGTTTCCGAAGGCGCCGCTGCCGGGGCGGAGCTTGAAGGTGGGGGTGAAGGTGGAGTTTTAA
- a CDS encoding AEC family transporter, translating into MNSPVFASLVPVILCIAIGFFTARIGWVRATAIKDLSNIVFLVLTPALLFRTMGAVRVQDLNFEPVALYFLAAGLVFCVTMAFAGFSTRSAARGLANMFSNNIMIGVPLVGLVYGKEGLVTLFTLISMHALVLLTGATIVFELAEARESQRSGRTAPRPVLHTVLQAVRNGIVHPVPLPILAGLLFGQTGLVLPEVIDKPLQVLGTALGPMALLLVGITLAYTKVGHHVREALGIAVVKNIAHPLLLFALAWGFGLSGLSVAVMFTAAALPVGANVFLFTQRYGTMQDEVSASIALSTAMALVTVPLMLLLAQRLWH; encoded by the coding sequence GTGAACTCCCCCGTCTTCGCCTCCCTCGTCCCCGTCATCCTCTGCATAGCCATCGGCTTCTTCACGGCCCGCATCGGGTGGGTGCGTGCCACGGCGATCAAGGATCTTTCCAACATCGTCTTCCTCGTCCTCACGCCCGCGCTGCTGTTCCGAACGATGGGCGCGGTGCGCGTGCAGGACCTGAACTTCGAGCCGGTGGCGCTGTACTTCCTCGCGGCCGGGCTGGTGTTCTGCGTGACCATGGCTTTCGCGGGTTTTTCCACGCGCTCGGCGGCGCGCGGGCTGGCCAACATGTTCAGCAACAACATCATGATCGGCGTGCCGCTGGTGGGGCTGGTGTACGGCAAGGAAGGCCTGGTGACGCTGTTCACACTGATCTCGATGCATGCGCTGGTGCTGCTCACGGGCGCGACCATCGTGTTCGAGCTGGCCGAGGCGCGCGAGAGCCAGCGTTCGGGCCGCACCGCGCCGCGGCCGGTGCTGCACACCGTGCTGCAGGCGGTGCGCAACGGCATCGTACACCCGGTGCCGCTGCCCATCCTGGCGGGGTTGCTGTTCGGGCAGACGGGGCTGGTGCTGCCCGAGGTGATCGACAAGCCGCTTCAGGTGCTCGGCACTGCCCTGGGGCCGATGGCGCTGCTGCTGGTGGGCATCACGCTGGCCTACACCAAGGTGGGGCACCACGTGCGCGAGGCGCTGGGCATCGCGGTGGTGAAGAACATCGCGCACCCGCTGCTGCTGTTCGCGCTGGCCTGGGGTTTCGGGCTGTCGGGCCTGTCGGTGGCGGTGATGTTCACGGCCGCGGCGCTGCCCGTGGGGGCCAATGTGTTCCTCTTCACGCAGCGCTACGGCACGATGCAGGACGAAGTGTCGGCCAGCATCGCCCTCTCGACCGCGATGGCGCTGGTCACGGTGCCCCTGATGCTGCTGCTGGCACAGCGGCTGTGGCATTGA
- the pdxH gene encoding pyridoxamine 5'-phosphate oxidase — protein MHNRRMSSPSSPLSSAIADLRKSYERAELGEEASHADPLRQFDQWLQEALAAQVPEPNAMALATVGPDLRPSTRIVLVKGYDERGIVWYTNYESRKGQQLAGNPFAALQFHWVELERVVRIEGVVEKVSDAESDAYFASRPLDSRIGAWASPQSQVIASRGVLVANAARYGAQFLLKPPRPPHWGGYRLKPDRWEFWQGRKSRLHDRLSYRQDAAGGTWTRERLAP, from the coding sequence ATGCACAATCGCCGCATGTCCTCCCCTTCTTCTCCGCTGTCATCCGCCATCGCCGACCTGCGCAAGAGCTACGAGCGCGCAGAGCTCGGCGAGGAAGCCTCCCATGCCGACCCGCTGCGCCAGTTCGACCAGTGGCTGCAGGAAGCGCTTGCCGCGCAAGTGCCCGAGCCCAATGCCATGGCGCTGGCCACCGTGGGGCCCGACCTGCGGCCCAGCACGCGCATCGTGCTCGTGAAGGGCTACGACGAGCGCGGCATCGTCTGGTACACCAACTACGAAAGCCGCAAGGGGCAGCAACTGGCGGGCAACCCGTTCGCGGCGCTGCAGTTCCACTGGGTGGAGCTGGAGCGCGTGGTGCGCATCGAGGGCGTGGTGGAGAAGGTGAGCGACGCCGAAAGCGACGCGTACTTTGCCAGCCGGCCGCTCGATTCGCGCATCGGCGCCTGGGCCAGCCCGCAGAGCCAGGTGATCGCCAGCCGCGGTGTGCTGGTGGCCAACGCCGCCCGATACGGCGCCCAGTTCCTGCTGAAGCCGCCGCGCCCGCCGCACTGGGGCGGCTACCGGCTCAAGCCCGACCGCTGGGAATTCTGGCAAGGCCGCAAGAGCCGCCTGCACGACCGGCTGAGCTACCGCCAGGATGCGGCAGGCGGCACCTGGACCCGCGAGCGGCTCGCACCCTGA
- the msrA gene encoding peptide-methionine (S)-S-oxide reductase MsrA: MGSETITLGGGCFWCTEAVFDRVQGVTDVESGYANGHVAHPTYEQVCDGTTGHAEVVRLTFDPAVIGLAEILEIFFATHDPTTLNRQGNDVGTQYRSGIYTSTPAQQEQAEAMVRQMSQDRLFGAPIVTEVEPLAQYWPAEAYHQDYFLQHPNQGYCAFVVGPKVEKFRKTFARHLKPD; the protein is encoded by the coding sequence ATGGGTTCTGAAACCATCACCCTGGGCGGTGGCTGCTTCTGGTGCACCGAGGCGGTATTCGACCGCGTGCAGGGCGTCACCGACGTGGAGAGCGGGTACGCCAACGGCCACGTGGCGCACCCGACCTATGAGCAGGTCTGCGACGGCACGACGGGCCATGCGGAGGTGGTGCGCCTCACTTTCGACCCTGCGGTGATCGGGCTGGCGGAGATCCTCGAGATCTTCTTCGCCACGCACGATCCGACCACGCTCAACCGCCAGGGCAACGACGTGGGCACGCAGTACCGCAGCGGCATCTATACCAGCACGCCCGCGCAGCAGGAGCAGGCCGAGGCCATGGTCCGGCAGATGTCGCAGGACCGCCTGTTCGGCGCGCCCATCGTGACCGAGGTGGAGCCGCTGGCCCAGTACTGGCCTGCCGAGGCCTACCACCAGGACTACTTCCTGCAGCACCCGAACCAGGGCTACTGCGCGTTCGTGGTCGGCCCCAAGGTCGAGAAATTCCGCAAGACCTTCGCCCGGCACCTCAAGCCCGATTGA
- a CDS encoding OmpA family protein, with protein sequence MAFSSSDDDSQQSFALGFLFAIILLVVSTVVGTVVVKRGIVRAPAAAPAAEVVAPAGTLDIAGNEVARVVVDGSVVKFYFAAGQSNLAADAGPALADVARAVKDDGRRVVVSGFHDATGDAAANAELAKQRAFAVRDALAGAGVSEDRIELRKPELTQGAGSNAEARRVEVTLAAR encoded by the coding sequence ATGGCCTTCAGTTCCTCCGACGACGACAGCCAACAGAGCTTTGCCCTGGGCTTCCTGTTCGCGATCATTCTTCTCGTCGTCTCCACCGTGGTCGGCACCGTGGTGGTCAAGCGCGGCATCGTGCGCGCACCCGCCGCGGCCCCTGCCGCCGAAGTGGTGGCCCCCGCGGGCACCCTGGACATCGCCGGCAACGAAGTGGCCCGCGTGGTGGTGGATGGCAGCGTGGTGAAGTTCTACTTCGCTGCAGGCCAGTCGAATCTGGCGGCCGATGCCGGCCCTGCGCTGGCCGATGTGGCCCGCGCCGTGAAGGACGATGGCCGCCGCGTGGTGGTGTCGGGCTTCCACGATGCTACGGGCGATGCCGCCGCCAACGCTGAACTGGCCAAGCAGCGCGCCTTCGCGGTGCGCGATGCGCTGGCCGGTGCCGGCGTTTCCGAAGACCGGATCGAGCTGCGCAAGCCCGAACTCACCCAGGGCGCCGGCAGCAACGCCGAAGCGCGCCGCGTGGAAGTGACGCTGGCGGCCCGCTGA
- a CDS encoding TetR/AcrR family transcriptional regulator, which translates to MPSKAPTPSSPPAAPKRARRKEARPGELIEAALDLFVEKGYAATKVDEVAAQAGVSKGTLFLYFPSKEDLFKEVVRHNIGRHFADWDLEIEQFPYSTSDLLRHAYQLWWENIGATKASGISKLILSEAHNFPDIAAFYRIEVVEPSHRLIRRILQRGIDRGEFRVQDLDCAVYVVIAPLVFMMMWRHSGPCMPDALEMAPQRFIDAQVDNLLAGLCVRPGSALDTAGPPQAQPAGAPPKIAGLS; encoded by the coding sequence ATGCCTTCGAAAGCCCCCACCCCCTCCTCACCGCCCGCGGCGCCGAAGCGCGCCCGCCGCAAGGAGGCACGCCCCGGCGAACTCATCGAGGCCGCGCTGGACCTGTTCGTCGAGAAGGGGTATGCCGCCACCAAGGTGGACGAGGTGGCCGCGCAGGCCGGGGTGTCCAAGGGCACGCTGTTCCTCTATTTCCCCAGCAAGGAAGACCTCTTCAAGGAGGTGGTGCGCCACAACATCGGCCGCCACTTCGCCGACTGGGACCTCGAGATCGAACAGTTCCCCTACAGCACCAGCGACCTGCTGCGCCATGCCTACCAGCTCTGGTGGGAGAACATCGGCGCCACCAAGGCCTCGGGCATTTCCAAGCTCATCCTGAGCGAGGCCCACAATTTCCCCGACATCGCGGCCTTCTACCGCATAGAGGTGGTCGAGCCCAGCCACCGGCTCATCCGCCGCATCCTGCAGCGCGGCATAGACCGCGGCGAGTTCCGGGTGCAGGACCTGGACTGCGCCGTGTATGTCGTCATCGCTCCCCTGGTGTTCATGATGATGTGGCGCCATTCCGGTCCCTGCATGCCCGATGCGCTGGAGATGGCGCCGCAGCGCTTCATCGATGCGCAGGTGGACAACCTTCTGGCGGGCCTGTGCGTGCGCCCGGGCAGTGCCCTGGATACCGCGGGCCCACCACAGGCGCAGCCAGCCGGCGCGCCGCCTAAAATCGCCGGTTTGTCCTGA
- a CDS encoding DUF3299 domain-containing protein, producing the protein MKPSNLVCACAIAWAGACAAQGSAPGGNAPANGGASAPVLSSPMGPGALPAGNGAGYHSPQSPIKPLPRRDDVVAWSTLSNLTKKTLKTRIAPVFNAEQKALDGKVQRIQGFMVPMDTRPLQRHFLLTSVPLTCAFCIPGGPESMVEVKASVGVPYSLEPIVVEGEFKTLGNDEYGLFYRMVNAEPVK; encoded by the coding sequence ATGAAACCTTCGAACCTGGTCTGTGCCTGCGCCATCGCGTGGGCCGGCGCCTGCGCGGCGCAGGGCTCCGCGCCCGGCGGCAACGCACCCGCCAATGGCGGGGCCAGCGCCCCCGTGCTCTCGTCGCCCATGGGGCCGGGCGCCTTGCCGGCCGGCAACGGCGCCGGCTACCACAGCCCACAGAGCCCGATCAAACCCCTGCCGCGCCGCGACGACGTGGTCGCCTGGTCCACGCTCAGCAACCTGACCAAGAAAACCCTCAAGACACGCATCGCCCCGGTGTTCAACGCCGAGCAGAAAGCCCTCGACGGCAAGGTGCAGCGCATCCAGGGCTTCATGGTGCCAATGGATACGCGCCCGCTGCAGCGGCACTTTCTGCTCACCTCCGTGCCGCTCACCTGCGCCTTCTGCATCCCTGGCGGGCCGGAGAGCATGGTGGAGGTGAAGGCCTCCGTGGGCGTGCCGTATTCGCTCGAACCCATCGTGGTGGAGGGCGAATTCAAGACCCTCGGCAACGATGAATACGGGCTCTTCTACCGCATGGTCAATGCCGAGCCCGTGAAGTGA